AATGCCGATTTTATAACCACTTCTACCGGTTTTTCTAAAGGTGGCGCCACATTTACTGCGGTAAAAATTATTAAAAAAACAGTTAGAGATACTATAAAAATTAAAGCTTCCGGAGGTATTACTAACTTAGAAATGTCTCAAAAATTTATAGATATTGGTGTAAGTCGTATTGGAGCTTCTCCAAACTTAAAACTTAGAAAAGCCCTTTTAAAACTAGCATAAACAAGTTTTATTTACTCAATTTAAATGAAATGGCTTGTCCGGTATATTTCTGTGACAAGCTATTTATTGCAGTTTCACTTAACTGAAGCACTCTTGGATAACCACCAGTAGTTTGGCAATCACGCATTAAAACAATGAGTTTCCCTGAAGGTGTAAGTTGAACTGTTCCTGGGATTACTGGCCCAGTAATAATAGCCATTAAATCATTTTGAAGGTTTTCGTTTAACTGATACCCCATTCTACTATTATTATTTGAAATAGTGAAACACGTAGACAGTAACTCGTTTTGCTGAGTATCAGTGAGGATTTCAAACTCTGGACCTCCATAAACTTCCAAAGTAGATGAATTCATATAAGATTCATCGTATCGAATTCTCGAATATGTATTTTGACTCTCTAGAGATGACGCATTAATAGCTAATTCATTATTTTTAAGCAACCTGCTTGCTTTTGTAATGTTCGGATACATACTTTTACTCTTCATAACAGTTTCGGTGTTAAAACCGCTTAAAACAGCTAAATAACATCGAAAGCCTAATTTAAGTTTTCCGAAACTTAATATATCTCCCGGGTTTATAGCAATCAAACTATTGTTCATTATCCCGACACCATTCAGCTTAGCATCCATATGTGCACCAGAAAACGCAATATGTGTATTCACAGAAAATTGAAGACTAGCGCCTAACATCGTCATTTCTAAAACCGCTTCATCTTCACCATTACCAACTAAGCTATTTGCAAAAGCCGCCGCTTTTCGATCCATAACTCCAGAAAATGGCACACCAAATTCCTGATAGCCGTAGCGGCCAAAATCTTGAATGGAGGAATAAAAACCTGCTTTTAAAACCTTAATCATTTACGTTTTCGCTTTCTAATTGATACACACCTGCCTCTACTAAAGTTTTAATATTTTTATAAGTTTTTAATGAAATTGAATAAAACTGAACACGATCTCCTGCTTTCGCAAAACACGGTTTTTCTTTAGAAACATCGAAAAAATTAAGAGGAGAATTACCGATAATATTCCAACCACCAGGACTCTCATTTGGGTAAATCCCAGTTTGATTTCCACCTATAGCAACCGCACCTTTTTCAACCTGCAACCGTGGTGTAGATTTACGCGGCATTTGGAGTAATTTATCTAAACCACCCAAGTATAAAAACCCAGGTAAAAAACCTATAAAATAGACGGTATAAATAGCGCCGCAATGTTGTTTAATAATATCATTTTTAGATACCTTTTTTTCAATTGAAATAGTATCTAAATCGAGACCAAAAGCCTCATCATAACATACAGGAATCTTCCAAAGATGAGAAATTAAAGAAATAGCTTTTTTTTTACTTGAATAGATTTTATCTATAACAGCGATTCGCTCCTCTAAAGAAATATTTGTGTTTTCATAAAAAACTATTAATGAGCTATATGCAGAATTCACCTCAACAACTTCTTTAATATGATAATTTTCAATTTTAGTCTTCAGAATTAAGACATCCTCAAGAACAGCTTCACTAATTTCAGCCGGCCATTCTACTAAAACAGCATGTAAACCTAAGGATTTATAACGAAGTTTAAAAGCCATTTAAACTAAATAATTTTGATTTGATGAATCTCCAATTTACCTTTTAAATCTTTAATCAAATTTACAACATTTGGTTGGTCGCCGTGAAGACAAAATGTATCAGCTAAAATATCGATATCACGACCTTGAATCGTTTTAACTTTTTGCTCAGAAACCATCTTAAAAACATGGTTAAACAAGTCGTTTTCCTCATGAATTAAAGCATTATTTTCTTGCCTAGAAACCAAGCTTAGATCATCGTTATAATTTCGATCTGCAAAAGCCTCGTAAACTATTTTAATATTATTTTCTATAGCTAAATTTGCTATAACAGAATTATATGGCACGTAAAGTTTAATAGGTAACATGAGTGATTTTATTACCTCGATAATAACATTTGCTGTTTTAACATCGCTAGCAGCCAAATTATAAAGCGCACCGTGTGGTTTTATATGATGAAGTCTTGCATTTTCAGATTTTAAAACAGAAAGCAAGTCTCTAATTTGATGCTTAATTGAAGCATAAAGCGCAACGCAGGACATATCCATAATCACTCTTCCGAAGTTTTCTTTATCTGGAAATGATGGATGTGCGCCAATTTTAACACGATGTTGTTTAGCTAAACGCGTAACATCTCGCATAATCTCTGGAGTTCCTGCATGACCACCACAAGCGATATTGCATGATGATATATGCGGCATAAGCAAACTTTCGTTGCCAATCCCCTCACCTACATCAACATTAATATCTATTGTTTTAATTTCCACCAAACCAAGTTAGCGAATTTAAATTAATTATTAGAAAGAATTTAAGGCGTAAATAGCGAAAGAACCTAACCAATGCCCACCCTCGTAGCTATCACCGAAAATACTAGGTAAAGAATGATTTAAGTGCTGTATAGCCAAAGGCTTTAAATGTACATACTCTGGCAAACCTTCTACTATTTTATTTAAACTCCACGCTCTAGAAAAATTTAAACCATCTAAATGCACCAAATGCCCATCTTTTCTATCGGAAACCTTACCCGTTTCTAAGAAAAAGGTTTTAGATTTCAATTGCGGAAGAAAATCATTTAACCATGTTTTATAAGTTTCAACAGGTAACAATCGCTTCATTAAAGCAGCCTCTTCTAGGCAAGGAGATAAAAAATCTGAACCGCCAGGCTCCCAAGACATGGGACAATTTTTATCATTTAAAAAGAAATATTTTGCACGAGTTTCAATCGCTTTTTTAAATGCTTCATCATTTACCGCCACAGCATAATCGTAAGCAAAAGACATTCCGAAAGCTGTATTTCCATGTGTTCCAACTCGCGTTGGATAATTTAATTTTGGAAGATAAACAGTATATTTTTCAACAATTAAATTAGTTAAAGGTTGAAGATTTTCTTCTAAAATTCTTGCAGTATCATCATCCCAAGTATGAAGTTCTTCTGCTAACTTTAACAACCAAGCCCAACCGTAAGTTCGCTCGAAAGACGCATTATGCTTACCCGAAAAATACGCAACCTCTCCTTCAATCTTCTCTTTAGATAAATTAAACAACAACCTACTCTTTAAGTCATTACGATTTTTTATGTCAGGGTTCGTTTTAAGTAAGCTTACCAAACTCCAATGTCCATGTACCGCAGAATGCCAATCGAAACAACCATAAAAAGCAGGATGTAACGTTGCAGGATTTTTTAAGTCTTCTCCACTTCCTAAGGTTTGAGATAACTTATTTGGGTATTCAGCATTTATACAATGAAGCGGTAAAGCAGCCAACTTATTTGCCTGCTCTAAATCTAACTTTGGAATATCTTGACTTTGATTTTGAAACGTATTATAATCAGGAACAATCTCCTGTTTATTTTCAGACTGTTTACAAGCTGTAATAAATAATAGAAAAAGTATAATAAAATGTGGTTTCATATAAAAGCTATTTATCGAGGTAAAAATCTATCAAAAGACTGCCAATATTTATCCTTATAGATATCAAAAGTAATCTTTAACCTATCTGAGTATTTTGATTCAATCTCATAAAAAACCTTAGAAGGCTTTCTAAAATCGGTACATGCGAAATATACCTCTCGCATATTATCAGCCGTTTGCCTACCAATATTAAGATAGCCATCAAAATCTTTAAGCTGCTCCAAAACTTCATCTTCAATAACACTTAAAAGATTATAAGTGTTTTCATCTGGCATACCGTTATCCACAATACCCTTATACTCTATTTCGAGCACAACAACCCATGGATGTGATGCTTTGCTATCCCATTGAAGCAAATCGGTGTTTACAACTGCTAAAAGCGATAAACCAGACTCCATAGTAGCTTCTAACGCTGCATAACTATCTTCATCAGTAGAATGACGCAGTCCATCATATTTTTCAATGAATTCCTTTTCGCGCCAAATTAGAAAATCTTTTAATTTCTCTATAGGCACCAAATCCGCTTCAGCATCAACGGTATTAATAACATTTAGATTATCGATAATGGAAACAGCGTTTAATTCGCCTAAAGCATTATCTAAAAACAGATAAACACCGTTAGTAACATCTAAACGTTGCTCTTCAGTTAAATCTTTATAGGTTATAGTAATATCAATTTCATCAGGATAATCTCCTAAATCGTTAGAATAAAAATGAAGTGTGTTTTTACTAAACTCCAACTCTCCTATTTGGATGTTCGAGTCATCGAA
The window above is part of the Algibacter sp. L3A6 genome. Proteins encoded here:
- a CDS encoding biotin-dependent carboxyltransferase family protein, with the protein product MIKVLKAGFYSSIQDFGRYGYQEFGVPFSGVMDRKAAAFANSLVGNGEDEAVLEMTMLGASLQFSVNTHIAFSGAHMDAKLNGVGIMNNSLIAINPGDILSFGKLKLGFRCYLAVLSGFNTETVMKSKSMYPNITKASRLLKNNELAINASSLESQNTYSRIRYDESYMNSSTLEVYGGPEFEILTDTQQNELLSTCFTISNNNSRMGYQLNENLQNDLMAIITGPVIPGTVQLTPSGKLIVLMRDCQTTGGYPRVLQLSETAINSLSQKYTGQAISFKLSK
- the pxpB gene encoding 5-oxoprolinase subunit PxpB, whose protein sequence is MAFKLRYKSLGLHAVLVEWPAEISEAVLEDVLILKTKIENYHIKEVVEVNSAYSSLIVFYENTNISLEERIAVIDKIYSSKKKAISLISHLWKIPVCYDEAFGLDLDTISIEKKVSKNDIIKQHCGAIYTVYFIGFLPGFLYLGGLDKLLQMPRKSTPRLQVEKGAVAIGGNQTGIYPNESPGGWNIIGNSPLNFFDVSKEKPCFAKAGDRVQFYSISLKTYKNIKTLVEAGVYQLESENVND
- the pxpA gene encoding 5-oxoprolinase subunit PxpA, whose amino-acid sequence is MEIKTIDINVDVGEGIGNESLLMPHISSCNIACGGHAGTPEIMRDVTRLAKQHRVKIGAHPSFPDKENFGRVIMDMSCVALYASIKHQIRDLLSVLKSENARLHHIKPHGALYNLAASDVKTANVIIEVIKSLMLPIKLYVPYNSVIANLAIENNIKIVYEAFADRNYNDDLSLVSRQENNALIHEENDLFNHVFKMVSEQKVKTIQGRDIDILADTFCLHGDQPNVVNLIKDLKGKLEIHQIKII
- a CDS encoding DUF2891 domain-containing protein, with the protein product MKPHFIILFLLFITACKQSENKQEIVPDYNTFQNQSQDIPKLDLEQANKLAALPLHCINAEYPNKLSQTLGSGEDLKNPATLHPAFYGCFDWHSAVHGHWSLVSLLKTNPDIKNRNDLKSRLLFNLSKEKIEGEVAYFSGKHNASFERTYGWAWLLKLAEELHTWDDDTARILEENLQPLTNLIVEKYTVYLPKLNYPTRVGTHGNTAFGMSFAYDYAVAVNDEAFKKAIETRAKYFFLNDKNCPMSWEPGGSDFLSPCLEEAALMKRLLPVETYKTWLNDFLPQLKSKTFFLETGKVSDRKDGHLVHLDGLNFSRAWSLNKIVEGLPEYVHLKPLAIQHLNHSLPSIFGDSYEGGHWLGSFAIYALNSF
- a CDS encoding DUF695 domain-containing protein, which gives rise to MSFFNKLLKKDMPVKSYSDFWNWFVKNEKSFFKAISEEGDVNELFFNDLSFKLDELKEGFWFLAGMCDADTAELILTADGDLRNIAFVEDLVNEAPEIKGWRITALKPESGFDDSNIQIGELEFSKNTLHFYSNDLGDYPDEIDITITYKDLTEEQRLDVTNGVYLFLDNALGELNAVSIIDNLNVINTVDAEADLVPIEKLKDFLIWREKEFIEKYDGLRHSTDEDSYAALEATMESGLSLLAVVNTDLLQWDSKASHPWVVVLEIEYKGIVDNGMPDENTYNLLSVIEDEVLEQLKDFDGYLNIGRQTADNMREVYFACTDFRKPSKVFYEIESKYSDRLKITFDIYKDKYWQSFDRFLPR